CACCATGGAATTCCTGATTGGTTGCTGATCCAAACATTCTATAATGGGTTGACACAAGAGTTTCGAATCTTTATCGATGCCGCATCTGGCGGATCAGTTATGGCAAAGAGTACCGAAGATGCAAGAACTCTATTAGACGAGATGGCGTCTAATGACAATTATCCTTACAGTGATCGAAATCAACCCAAGAAGGGTGGTAAGTACGATGTTGATGCTTTGACCATGTTGACGAGTTCTATGAAAGAATTGGCTAATGAGATCAAGGAGCTAAAGTCTGGGTCTTCATCTACAGTTGCTTTATGTGAAATATGTGGTACACAGGGGCACACTCAATATGCTTGTCAATATAATTCATCTGATATGTCTATGGAGCAAGCAAATGCCCTTTACAATCAGAATCAGAGGCAACAATACAATCCTTACTCCAACACGTACAATCCTGGTTGGAAAGATCATCCAAATTTCTCATACAAGAATAATCAAGCTCAATCTCAACCACCTAGTTTTCAACCAAGAGCACCTTTCAATGCACCTGTTCAACCACAAAAATCCCACTTGGAGAATCTCTTGGAAGGATTTATTTCATCACAGGtaaagaagaatgagggcattGATGCAAGTATCAATGAGATGAAAGCTCACAACAAGATGATGGAAAATGCAATTTCTCAATTAGCTCAACAAGTAAATCAACTTGGCAAGTCTTCGGGTCAACTTCCTGGCCAAACTGAGCAACCGCCAAGAGGTCATATCAATGCGGTAACTTTGAGGAGCGGAAAAGAATTGCAAGAGCCAGAGTTAAAGGTGAGAAAAAGTGTTGTGAATCTTGAAGAAGATGGGGAGAAAATTACATCTGAAAAAGTGATAGAGAATGATGCAGtggaagaagaaaagaaagaacctGTCGTTGTTCCTATTACACCATATGTGCTACCTGTTCCTTTCCCTCAAAGGTTGGCAAAAGCTAAGCTTGAGAAGAAGTATGGTAAGTTTCTTGACATTTTACAGAAGTTGCATATTAACATTCCATTCATGGATGCCATAGTTGAGATGCCTTCTTATGCAAAGTTCCTCAAAGATATTTTGTCAAGAAAGCGAAAGATTGAAGAAACTTCTACTATTTCATTGACGGCAGAGTGTAGTGCTATCTTGCAAAATACTTTTCCGAAGAAGCTAGCTGATCCGGGTAGTTACTCTATTCCTGTGAAACTTGGTGATGTTGAGATCAAAAGAGCTCTATGTGATCTTGGGGCAAGTGTGAGTCTTATGCCATTGTCAATCTGCAAAAAGCTTCAGATGGGTGAGCTGAAACCCACACGTATATCTCTACAATTGGCAGACAGGACTGTGAAATTCCCTCTTGGTATACTTGAAGATGTTCCTCTCAAGGTAGGAAAATTTTATATCCCATGTGATTTTGTTATCATGGAGATGGAGGAAGATGCAAATATTCCTATCATTCTTGGGAGACCATTCTTAGCTACAGCTGGGGCTATTATTGACATGAAAAGTGGAAGGATTTCTTTTCAAGTGGGAGAGGAGAAGATGGAATTTCAGCTTCGGAATTCAATGGGTCATCCCTCTATGGATGTAACTATAAACAGGGTGGATGCACTAGAAGAAGCAATCAACGTCAAGATCAACACTCTAACATGTGATGATCCACTTCAAGAGGTTCTTGTGGGAGAAATTGATGCTGAAAATAGAGAGTGTGCGGACTATACAAAATTTTTTGATACAACACCAACAGTCATGCAACCTCATCTCAGTGTACTAAGCCGTGAAGATGTGAAGGAGAGTACTACGCCTCCTCAGGTAGAACTAAAACCACTTCATGCATCTTTGAAATATGTGTTTATGGGTCCTAATAGTACTTATCCTATTATTTTCAATGCTGAGCTTGATGACAATCAAATTGAGCGTTTGCTCAtgattttaaaaacatataaaagtgTCATCGGGTACACCATTGATGATATTAAGGGCATCAACCCATCTTTGTGCATGCATAAAATCATTCTTGAGGACGAGCATGCCTCCTctagagaacctcaaaggagacTTAATCCTAATATGATGGAGGTAGTCAAAAAGGAGGTTCTAAAACTTCTTGATGCAGGTATAATTTACCCTATCTCTGATAGTAAGTGGGTTAGCCCTGTACAAGTAGTTCCAAAGAAAGGAGGAATGACCATTGTCAAAATTGATAAGGGTGAGTTAATTTCTACTAGAACTGTAACTGGTTGGCGTATGTGTATTGATTATCGCAAATTGAATAAAGCCACCaggaaagatcattttcctCTCCCTTTTATTGACCAAATGCTTGAAAGGTTGGCAAAACATTCCTTTTGGTTATTTGGATGGATATTCGGGCTTCTTTCAAATTCCCCTCCATCCGGATGATCAGGAAAAGACGACCTTTACATGTCCTTATGGTACGTTTGCATATCGCAGACTACCATTTGGATTATGTGGTGCTCCTCCAACCTTTCAACGTTGTATGATGGCAATTTTCtcagattttattgaaaatataatggAAGTTTTTATGGATGACTTCTCTGTTTACGGAACATCTTTTGACATCTGTTTGCATAATTTAGAAAAGGTGCTTTGTAGATGTAAGGAAGTTAGTCTAGTTTTAAactgggaaaaatgccattttATGGTACAAGAGGGAGTTGTTTTGGGTCATGTTGTCTCAAACAGAGGCATCGAAGTCGATAGAGCTAAGGTAGAGGTTGTCGAGTGCTTACCACCCCCAACCTCGATGAAGGGTGTAAGAAGTTTTCTTGGTCATGCGGGATTTTACCGCCGCTTTAtaaaagatttttcaaaaattgctcGACCTCTAACTGAGCTCTTAGGCAAAGATGTCCCTTTTGTTTTTAATGATGCTTGTGTTGAGGCCTTTGACAGGTTAAAGAAAGCTCTTATCTCTGCTCCAATCATACAACCACCAGATTGGAATTTGCAATTTGAAATcatgtgtgatgctagtgatCAAGCTATTGGTGCGGTCTTGGGACAAAGGAAGGATGGAAAGCTTCATGCCATCTATTATACAAGTAAGACCCTGGATGGAGCTCAGATTAATTATGCAACAACGGAGAAGGAACTGCTAGCAGTGGTCTATGCAATGGAAAAATTTCGATCATATCTTGTTGGCTCAAAAGTTATTGTTCACACTGATCATGCAGCACTGAAATACTTAATGAACAAGAAAGATGCAAAGCCTCGCTTGATTCGTTGGATTCTACTTCTCCAAGAATTTGACTTGGAAATTAAGGACAAGAAAGGGGCTGAGAACGTGGTTGCTGATCATCTTTCACGTCTTGTTCTTGGTGGGGATTGTGCTAAAGACCTTCCAGTTGATGATTCATTTCCTGATGATCATCTATTTTCTCTTGCAAGGATAGATGTTCCTTGGTTTGCTGATATAGCTAATTATTTGGCTAGTGGTACTGTTCCTCACGGGTATTCATCTCAACAAAAGAAGAAGTTTTTCTATGATGTGAGGACGCACTTTTGGGATGATCCTTTTCTCTACAAATCTTGTGCGGATGGTGTTATTAGAAGATGTATTCCCGAAAGTGAGATTGCCTCTATAATCTCACATTGTCACGATTCACCATGTGGAGGCCATGCAAGTACTACTAAAACTGCTGCAAAGATTCTTCAATGCGGTTTTTACTGGCCCACTCTTTTAAGGATGTTCATCTCTATGTTCACTCTTGTGGTCGTTGTCAAAGAACCGGAAATATCTCAAGGAGAAATGAGATGCCTCTAAACAACATACTCGAAGTAGAACCTTTTGATGTTTGGGGagttgactttatgggaccatTCCCTTCATCGTTTGGGAACAAATACATCTTACTCGTCGTCGACTATGTTTCTAAGTGGGTTGAAGCTATTGCAACTCCTACTAATGATGCGCGTGTTGTGAGCAAATTTTTCAAGAAGACAATTTTTCCTAGATTTGGAGTGCCAAGGATTCTAATTATTGACGGAGGAAAGCATTTTCTTGAAAATCGCTTTGAAGCTATGTTGAAGAAATATGGAGTACATCATAAGGTAGGCCTTTCCTATCATATTTCCATATATAATAccaaatatattataagttaagaGACGCATAAACCTAAATAACGACCTGGGTCGAATATCAACCGGCTCACCAAACTCGACTGATCAACAGACCAACTGGACTTTTTATATTTaagctttaataatataataatatatagtatagtatgtatttataatactactttttaacaaaaaccattagagtatttaaaaataatattaatgtattttggttggaaaatatcaccggttaattattaataattccatatatatatatataatattatattcttatGTGTGTGTTGGCCGTGTTAATAGTAGAAGATCGaatttttagtaaaataatctaaaaatgataatatgttttagttaaaaatgtaattactaattaccatgtttctcgatgttattttagactattgagtttttttttagttaaaaagggtaATTGTCATGTTGTCCATGTTATTTTTAGGAAGTTGAatctttttagttaaaaaatataaaaaaataataataattttagttaaaaaagatacttgattatataaataggtCATAATTCGGgtcaagtaccgaccgaccaaacttttaatatttcgactttaatagtatagtataaatctgctatcatattttatttgtgtGACATATTTAATTGGATTGGTGTTTCTTATTAAACTCccattttattttgtatatggAGTGTTAtgtactgatttttttttttatatatgatcttttgatttttgacacaattttaagtgttttgatcaaataattagaattattattctaaaattctttttatgattaaaaatatttaagcaaaattttatttcacaaaaaaataattaaaaataatatttttaccacCCACCTTTAAAATTAAACTGAAAAATCTTCTAATTAAGTAAACTACATGCTTCCTCACACCCATTATTCTCTTAATCTCGTGAACCAGAAAAAACCCTCAGCTACGGTATAATTAACTAAGTGAGAAGCGGCGgcgtataaaaattatattaatgaatcaatgttaatatttgtagaataaaaacaaacagataatgcatgaataattttttcctatatagaaaataaatcatataaaaattaacaacaacaaacatgtccgaagaacaaaataaatattataaaagaacaaccaacaaacatacatcactaatagttaatttattgatatcatccatcaatatcatgtcaagactatattcttttcccgtgtttggatatgtcgactcccacatagcgatctATAACTACTTTTGCTTGCAAcactctttattttttaatactgtataaacagtgttcacttatcgttgcaaaagaacggcaccaccgagtttgaaatcgagtaagagaactatcactaGAGAGAAGTAGGGTTGTGATATTGAGGGAGAGTAAGTTGTGTTTAAATGATCCAAAACCTAACAATCTGTAAGCAGTGGTCTATGCAATGGAAAAATTTCGATCATATCTTGTTGGCTCAAAAGTTATTGTTCACACTGATCATGCAGCACTGAAATACTTAATGAACAAGAAAGATGCAAAGCCTCGCTTGATTCGTTGGATTCTACTTCTCCAAGAATTTGACTTGGAAATTAAGGACAAGAAAGGGGCTGAGAACGTGGTTGCTGATCATCTTTCACGTCTTGTTCTTGGTGGGGATTGTGCTAAAGACCTTCCAGTTGATGATTCATTTCCTGATGATCATCTATTTTCTCTTGCAAGGATAGATGTTCCTTGGTTTGCTGATATAGCTAATTATTTGGCTAGTGGTACTGTTCCTCACGGGTATTCATCTCAACAAAAGAAGAAGTTTTTCTATGATGTGAGGACGCACTTTTGGGATGATCCTTTTCTCTACAAATCTTGTGCGGATGGTGTTATTAGAAGATGTATTCCCGAAAGTGAGATTGCCTCTATAATCTCACATTGTCACGATTCACCATGTGGAGGCCATGCAAGTACTACTAAAACTGCTGCAAAGATTCTTCAATGCGGTTTTTACTGGCCCACTCTTTTAAGGATGTTCATCTCTATGTTCACTCTTGTGGTCGTTGTCAAAGAACCGGAAATATCTCAAGGAGAAATGAGATGCCTCTAAACAACATACTCGAAGTAGAACCTTTTGATGTTTGGGGagttgactttatgggaccatTCCCTTCATCGTTTGGGAACAAATACATCTTACTCGTCGTCGACTATGTTTCTAAGTGGGTTGAAGCTATTGCAACTCCTACTAATGATGCGCGTGTTGTGAGCAAATTTTTCAAGAAGACAATTTTTCCTAGATTTGGAGTGCCAAGGATTCTAATTATTGACGGAGGAAAGCATTTTCTTGAAAATCGCTTTGAAGCTATGTTGAAGAAATATGGAGTACATCATAAGGTAGGCCTTtcctatcatcctcaaactagtggtCAAGTTGAGATCTCTAACCGTGAAATTAAGACCATCTTGGAGAAGACGGTTGCAAAATCAAGGAAAGATTGGTCTATGAAACTTGATGATGCACTTTGGGGCGTATAGGACCGCATTTAGAACTCCTATTGGGACAACTCCATACAGACTGGTTTATGGGAAAGCATCTTCCAGTTGAGTTAGAACATCGTGCATTTTGGgccatcaaaaatttaaattttgatccaTTGGCAGCTGGTGAGAAGAGACTTCTTCAACTTAATGAGTTAGATGAGCTTCGTTTTGAAGCTTATGAAAGTTCTAAGCTTTACAAGGAGAAGACAAAACGATGGTCAGGTCCTTTTAAAATCCGAAAAGTTTACCCATATGGCTCCGTTGAATTATGGAATACGAGTGGTGGAACTTTTAAGGTGAACGGTCAAAGAGTGAAGCATTACAAAGCTGGTGAGCCAATTGTTGAGAAGGTGGAGATTCCACTTTCTACCCCCTCATCAGAATAACTATGTCGGATGTCTAGCCGAAGACATTAAAGAAAGGCGCTttttg
This genomic window from Daucus carota subsp. sativus chromosome 7, DH1 v3.0, whole genome shotgun sequence contains:
- the LOC135147975 gene encoding uncharacterized protein LOC135147975; amino-acid sequence: MGKHLPVELEHRAFWAIKNLNFDPLAAGEKRLLQLNELDELRFEAYESSKLYKEKTKRWSGPFKIRKVYPYGSVELWNTSGGTFKVNGQRVKHYKAGEPIVEKVEIPLSTPSSE